DNA sequence from the Acidobacteriota bacterium genome:
CATTGCGCGGCGCTTTGACCACCAGCGCCCAAACCTTTCCGAAAAGTTTCGGCCTGCTGCAAGCCAACGACGGAATCATCAACGCGCCGTACCGGTTGAACAACTGGATTTCGCGCCTGGATTTGAACATCGGCCAAAGCGACACCCTGAGCTTGCGCTTTTCACTGGCGCATAACTTCAACAGCCAGTTGACCACAGACACCTTTGAATCGCAGAGCTACACGACGACGTTGACCGTGCGCGATTACACGGGGTTGGCTGCCTGGACGCACAACTTTGGAGGATCGCTGGTCAATCAGTTTCGCGCGCAGTTTTCGCCCAATGGTTCCGCCGTCACTGCGCCGATTACGCCCGGCACCTCGGCATTACGAATCACTGGCGTTGGCGATTTCAATCGCCCGTTCACCACGCCGTTTGAGACCTATCAAGATCGGTTTCAATGGGAAGACGTGATGACCTGGTTGACCGGCAATCATTCCGTCAAATTCGGCGGATCATATCGCCCCGTGAATTACCGTGTGACCAACGCGTTGTGGTTTAACGGCGAATGGACGTTTTCCGGCGGCGTGTATCCGTTGCTGGCAGTCGTTCCGGCATTGCTGCCTTCGGCGACCGATCAAGCCCTGCTGGGTGGAGCCGTTTGCACGGTCAACAATCGCCCCGCAACGGATTGCGCCAGCACTGCAACGTTGAGCGGCCTGCTGGCCGGAACACAGTTGAGCGCGCTGCAAAGCTTCAACTTCGGCTTGCCGTTCCTGTATCGTCAGGGATTCAACAATCCGACCTGGACGGATTGGGTGCATTTTGCGGGCTTTTTCATTCAGGATTCATGGAAGGTCAATCAACGACTGTCGCTCGATCTGGGCGTTCGATACGATTACGATGGGGAACCGAAACCGATTCCCGTCGGCCATTACGTTTCGCCGCGCTTCGGGTTTTCCTTCGATGTCACGGGTGACAAAAAGACGATTCTTCGTGGCGGCGGCGGGTTGTTCTATTCGCCGGTCTATTACCAGATTGCCTATCTGACAAACGTCCTCAACGACAGCGGCAATTTCATCAATCAAGTCTTTCGTTCGCCCGCATTCCCGGCGACGCAAACTCCGGCGGCAATCTGGGCGGCGGGCGTCGCCAAAGGCAAACTGCCGTTCGGCGCCATTGATGCCAACGACCTGGCCGCGCTCGGAATTTCGACCGGCCCGAAATCCGTGGGACGCGTGGTTTTTGAACTCGATCCGGATTACAAAGCCAATTATTCGGTGCAGGCAAACCTGGGATTGCAGCGCCAGATTTACAACGACCTGAGCGTCGAAATTGCTTATCAGATGTATCGCGGCGTGAACCTGCAACAACCCGTGCCGAGAAATTATTGCGAAGCGGGCACGCCGGGATGCACGCCGACCGCTGCCAACGCCGTGGCACTGCAAACGCGCAACCAGGCGCTGTTCGGCCCGCTGTATCAAGCGATTGATCCGACGATCACGCAGTTGACGACATACACCTCGCGGGGCAATTCCATTTATCACGGGATGACCGTTTCGGCGACCAAACGCTTCAACAACAATTTCTCGTTCCAGGGCAGTTACACCTGGAGCAAGACGATTGACGACGTGACGGATTTTGGTTCGCAGTTTTACGCGCCGTTTCCGACGCGGCTGTATTTGGAGCGCGGCCTGTCCACCTTCGACATTCGCCACAACTTCATCTTCAGCGGCGTATTCCGCACGCCCTGGAAAGACCCCGTGACGCGCGACATCACGCTTAGCCCGATTGTCTTCATTCGCAGCGGCATTCCGTTCAACATCGTCACCGGAACGGACATCAATGCCGACACGCGTAATTTCAACGACCGCATCTTTTACATCGGTCGCAACACCGGCATTGGGCCGAATTTCCGCAGCTTCGATCTGCGGTTTACCAAAGGATTCCGCTTCAAAGCCGACAGCGCCGCGCGACTGGAATTCCTGATTGAAGGCGTCAATCTGTTAAACCGAACGAACTTCGCCTCTGTCCGCGACATCATCCCGGCCACCGTGGATGCCACGGGGAAACTGACCGAACCGGATTACAACGCCGGAACCGTCCGCCTGGAAGGTCGCCGCGACCGCAACAGCGAATTGGGCCAACCGCTCAGTTTCCAATCGGCATTCGACCCGCGCCGCATTCAGTTCGGGTTAAAGCTGATTTTCTAACTTCTCGTTAACAGGCCATCGGCTTGTTTTTACGTTTCAGAGAGCGGCGGATATGCGGTCAACTTCGGCGCATCCGCCGCTTTGATTTTTATCGAATTGATGAACACAGAACTTCAAAATCTGCTGGCACTGCTTGCCAGCCAGACCGACACCAAAACGCTTCCCCTCGCCGAACGCCGTCGCATTGACGACGAAGCAGGCGACCAATTTCCATTGCCCGCGGACTCGAAAGTCGAACCGGTACAAACCGCCGCTTTCAAAGGCGAATGGGTCAAAGCCAGCGGCGCGCGGACAGATGCCGCGCTGCTTTACCTGCATGGCGGAGCCTATGTCTTTTGCTCGCCGCGTTCGCATCGCCATCTGGTTGCCGCGCTCAGCGAAGCGACCGGCGTTGCGGCCTTTGCGCTGGATTACCGGTTAGCTCCCGAAAACCCTTTTCCCGCCGCCATCGAAGATGCCGTCGCCGCGTATCACTGGTTGCTGGAGCAAGACATCGCGCCGAACCGCATCGTCATCGCCGGAGATTCCGCGGGCGGTGGGTTGACGCTGGCAACGATGCTCCGTTTGCGCGACGCCGGATTGCCGCTGCCGAATGCTGGGGTCTGCATTTCCCCTTGGGTGGATTTGACGCTGGCGGGCGCAAGTTACACCGCCAACGCCGAAGCCATTGCCACGCGCGACCGGCTGGCCGGATACGTGAAACTGTATCTGACGAATGACGACGATGTGCGAAATCCGCTGGTGTCACCGGTCTTTGCGGATTTGACGGGACTGCCACCACTGCTGATTCAAGTCGGTGCCGCCGAACCGTTTTATGATGATTCCATCAGCCTGAACGCTGCGGCCAAAGCCTGCGGCGTTGAAACCGCGCTGGAGATTTGGCCGGAGATGATTCACGTCTGGCAATACTTTTATCCGATGCTGACCGAAGGTCGCCAAGCCATCGCGCGCATCGGCGAATTTGTTAAAACAAAAACCAAGTAAACGAGTAGGGCAATCTGCCGAGATTGCCCGGCGTTCTCGATAGAAGTCCTTGAAGAAATCAGCGCAACCTCGGCAGGTTACGCCACTTTCCTGGGAGCACCCATGCGCAAATTGATTCTGCTCACGACCGTCGTTTTACTGGTGTTGATTTCTGCTGACAGCCAAAAAACCGTATCCGCTCAAGACAAGCCCGTCGTCGGACGAACCTACAAGGAATCCAAACCGGCCTGGGAACCGCAGGCTACGGCTCCGAAAGGCGCGCCGAACGTCATCTATCTGGTGTTGGATGATGTCGGTTATGCGCAACTGGGATGTTATGGATCGGAAATCGCTACGCCGAACATTGACCGGCTGGCGGCAAACGGATTGCGCTACACGAACTTTCATACGACGGCGCTCTGTTCGCCTTCGCGCGCGGCACTGCTGACCGGGCACAATCATCACAGCAATCACTTCGGAGTAATTACCGATAACGCCACGGGCTTCCCCGGTTATGACGGTCGCATGCCCAAAAGCCACGCGACCATCGCCGAAATCCTGAAGCCGAACGGCTACAGCACTTTTTATGTCGGCAAGTGGCATCAGGCGGGGTTTGACGAATACAGCAACGCCGGGCCGTTTGAGCAATGGCCCTTAGGGATGGGCTTTGAGCGGTTTTACGGCTTTGTCGGCGGCGAAACCAATCAATGGTTTCCGCGTCTGGCTTCGGACAATCAGAACATCGAACCGCCGCTCAAGCCCGGTTACCATTTGACCGAAGACCTGACTGACCGCGCCATTCAATTCATCCTTGATCAAAAACAAGTCAACCATGACAAGCCGTTTTTTATGAATCTGGCTTACGGCGCAGCGCACGCGCCGCTGCAAGTCCACAAAAAGTACATCGAGATGTACAAAGGCAAATTCGACAAAGGCTGGGATAAAGTACGCGAAGAAACTTTGGCCAGACAGAAAAAAATGGGCATTGTGCCGCCGAACGCCATCTTGCCGCCGCGCAATCCGAACATCAAAGCCTGGGACGAATTGACCGCCGACCAGCGTCGTTTGTACGCCCGGTTGCAGGAAGTCTTTGCCGGATTCCTGACGCACGCCGACGAAAACATAGGGCGGCTGATCAACTTTCTGGAAGAGATTGGCCAGCTCGACAACACCATCCTCATCGTCGTTTCCGACAACGGAGCCAGTCAGGAGGGCCGATTGACCGGTTCATTCAACGAGTTGTTGTACTTCAATCAAATTCCCGAAGACGAAGCCATGAATTTGAAGATGATTGACGAAATGGGCGGCCCGATGACTTATCCGCATTACCCGATGGGTTGGGCAATGGCGGGCAACACGCCGTTCCGAATGTACAAGCAAAACACTCACGCCGGAGGCAACACCGATCCGTTCATCGTTCACTGGCCAAAAGGCATCAAGGAAAAAGGCGGCATCCGCACGCAATATCAACACCTGATAGACGTGACGCCGATGGTGCTGGAAGCGATTGGTATTAAACAACCAAAGACTCTCAATGGTGTGGACCAAGCGCCTTTTGACGGTATCAGTATGCTTCATACGCTCAACGACGCCGCGGCGAAAAGCCGTCACGAAACCCAGTATTACGAAATGCTCGGTCACCGCGCGATTTATTACAACGGTTGGAAAGCGATTGCCATTCATGAACGCGGCAGCGGCGATTGGAGCACTGACAGATGGGAGCTTTTCAAGGTGGACGAGGATTTCAACGAAACGAACGACCTGGCCGCCAAACAACCGGAAAAGCTGCGCGAGATGATCGAACGCTGGTGGGTGGAAGCGGGCAAATACAATGTGTTGCCGCTGGATGATCGAGGCTTCGTCCGAACCCTGGAACAGGTTTCCACCAATCGCCCGCAGACAATCGCAACGTATTACCCCGGCAACATTCAGATTCCGCGAAGCAGCATGCTGCGATTCCAGAATCATTCGTTCAGCCTGACTGCCGAAGTCGAGATTCCGGCCAGTGGCGCAGAAGGCGTGTTGCTGGCTTTGGGCGGGCGCTTTGCGGGCTTCAGTTTCTTCGTTCAAAACAACCGACTGCAATTCG
Encoded proteins:
- a CDS encoding arylsulfatase translates to MRKLILLTTVVLLVLISADSQKTVSAQDKPVVGRTYKESKPAWEPQATAPKGAPNVIYLVLDDVGYAQLGCYGSEIATPNIDRLAANGLRYTNFHTTALCSPSRAALLTGHNHHSNHFGVITDNATGFPGYDGRMPKSHATIAEILKPNGYSTFYVGKWHQAGFDEYSNAGPFEQWPLGMGFERFYGFVGGETNQWFPRLASDNQNIEPPLKPGYHLTEDLTDRAIQFILDQKQVNHDKPFFMNLAYGAAHAPLQVHKKYIEMYKGKFDKGWDKVREETLARQKKMGIVPPNAILPPRNPNIKAWDELTADQRRLYARLQEVFAGFLTHADENIGRLINFLEEIGQLDNTILIVVSDNGASQEGRLTGSFNELLYFNQIPEDEAMNLKMIDEMGGPMTYPHYPMGWAMAGNTPFRMYKQNTHAGGNTDPFIVHWPKGIKEKGGIRTQYQHLIDVTPMVLEAIGIKQPKTLNGVDQAPFDGISMLHTLNDAAAKSRHETQYYEMLGHRAIYYNGWKAIAIHERGSGDWSTDRWELFKVDEDFNETNDLAAKQPEKLREMIERWWVEAGKYNVLPLDDRGFVRTLEQVSTNRPQTIATYYPGNIQIPRSSMLRFQNHSFSLTAEVEIPASGAEGVLLALGGRFAGFSFFVQNNRLQFVYNYFGLERYAVTSSETLPKGAAKLRVEFTSTGQDKGVAVLFINDRKVGEGAIPHTVPIVYSTSEGVAAGRDPSTPVTESYQSPFAFTGKLKKVVMELKENSKTASGK
- a CDS encoding TonB-dependent receptor; amino-acid sequence: MCQPFVRFVAAMTLTCAATIFAFGQADVSSATIKGTVTDQQGAAIAGASVTAKNLEQGTSRSDTTNANGEFQILALRPGAYEISVKAQGFAQYLIKDSEVTVGQTANYSIKLDIAKVTNEVTVTSTAPLIEVERTQQSNTIESRQIQNLPNIGRDFTSYVFTLPGVSSSSAPRVQAGTRFTFGSSGFSIGGSNGRNNLITVDGGENEYGSGQLRFGISPEAVQEFQVNRNSFNAEFGFTAGTAVNVVTKSGTNDLHGSGYLYFRSDKTSAKERFIPTAFRNQRAFQQQVYPGFTLGGPIVKNKLFFFTNYERQKQDLPRFRSFSTNAQTQPTVLQGSLLTKIGALPDANLQRIAATLRGALTTSAQTFPKSFGLLQANDGIINAPYRLNNWISRLDLNIGQSDTLSLRFSLAHNFNSQLTTDTFESQSYTTTLTVRDYTGLAAWTHNFGGSLVNQFRAQFSPNGSAVTAPITPGTSALRITGVGDFNRPFTTPFETYQDRFQWEDVMTWLTGNHSVKFGGSYRPVNYRVTNALWFNGEWTFSGGVYPLLAVVPALLPSATDQALLGGAVCTVNNRPATDCASTATLSGLLAGTQLSALQSFNFGLPFLYRQGFNNPTWTDWVHFAGFFIQDSWKVNQRLSLDLGVRYDYDGEPKPIPVGHYVSPRFGFSFDVTGDKKTILRGGGGLFYSPVYYQIAYLTNVLNDSGNFINQVFRSPAFPATQTPAAIWAAGVAKGKLPFGAIDANDLAALGISTGPKSVGRVVFELDPDYKANYSVQANLGLQRQIYNDLSVEIAYQMYRGVNLQQPVPRNYCEAGTPGCTPTAANAVALQTRNQALFGPLYQAIDPTITQLTTYTSRGNSIYHGMTVSATKRFNNNFSFQGSYTWSKTIDDVTDFGSQFYAPFPTRLYLERGLSTFDIRHNFIFSGVFRTPWKDPVTRDITLSPIVFIRSGIPFNIVTGTDINADTRNFNDRIFYIGRNTGIGPNFRSFDLRFTKGFRFKADSAARLEFLIEGVNLLNRTNFASVRDIIPATVDATGKLTEPDYNAGTVRLEGRRDRNSELGQPLSFQSAFDPRRIQFGLKLIF
- a CDS encoding alpha/beta hydrolase; translated protein: MNTELQNLLALLASQTDTKTLPLAERRRIDDEAGDQFPLPADSKVEPVQTAAFKGEWVKASGARTDAALLYLHGGAYVFCSPRSHRHLVAALSEATGVAAFALDYRLAPENPFPAAIEDAVAAYHWLLEQDIAPNRIVIAGDSAGGGLTLATMLRLRDAGLPLPNAGVCISPWVDLTLAGASYTANAEAIATRDRLAGYVKLYLTNDDDVRNPLVSPVFADLTGLPPLLIQVGAAEPFYDDSISLNAAAKACGVETALEIWPEMIHVWQYFYPMLTEGRQAIARIGEFVKTKTK